The genomic region CGGCGCGCGACCGACTCGATCTCGGCCGGGGAGATGTTCTCGCCGCCGGAGATGAAAGTCGCGTCCAGGCGGCCGAGCAACTCGAGACGGCCTTCGCCATCGAAACGTCCCAGATCTCCGGTATGGAACCAGCCGTCCGCATCGCGCGCGGCGGCGGCCTCGCCGCCGAGATACCGCGAAAAGACCGCCGGGCCGCGGATCGTGATCTCGCCGCCGGCGCCGGCCGCCGCCTCGCGGCCGTTGCCGTCGACCACGCGCACCTGCATCCCGGGCAGGGGCCGGGCCGACGCGCGGGCGCCGCCGTCGAATTCCCCCGGCGCCGCGGTGCAGATCTGCGATGACGCCTCGGTCATGCCGTAGGTCGGCAGGACGGGCACGGCAAGGCGCCGGCAGAGCTCGAGCAGCTGCGGGTCGGGCGCTTCGCCGCCGAGCAGGATCGCTTTCGCCCGCGACAGGACCCGGGCCTGCGGATCCGCGGCGAGCAGCGACCGGAGCATCTCCGGGACGCAGGACAGGATCGAGACGGCGCCTGCCGCGATGCCGTCGAGCGTCGCGCCGGGTGCGAAGCCGTCGCGCACGAGCACCGCGCTGCCCGCCAGC from bacterium harbors:
- a CDS encoding AMP-binding protein encodes the protein VRGVLEIGRAAAKGHGAPGAGDAALALAREATVVFTSGSGGAPKGVVLTTANHVAAASAANANLPLAAQDCWLADLPFCHVGGLAILFRSALAGSAVLVRDGFAPGATLDGIAAGAVSILSCVPEMLRSLLAADPQARVLSRAKAILLGGEAPDPQLLELCRRLAVPVLPTYGMTEASSQICTAAPGEFDGGARASARPLPGMQVRVVDGNGREAAAGAGGEITIRGPAVFSRYLGGEAAAARDADGWFHTGDLGRFDGEGRLELLGRLDATFISGGENISPAEIESVARRCAAVDDCAVIAAPSRRWGRRPVLYAAPAEIERAELRDWLAARLPKLLMPDDIIVVEELPRLALGKIDRRALLETYLASQEAQPDPPDNSRR